In Fibrobacter sp. UWB2, the following are encoded in one genomic region:
- a CDS encoding TraR/DksA C4-type zinc finger protein, whose translation MAEKKPVKMSDADLKFFEEMLLEKRRELVTAQSDSEKANVFLDQKNQSGDGGDSEGADSATDINSLETNLSLAAREGKYLVYLEEALKRIKNGTFGVCKICGQLIPKARLMAVPTATKCVNCKEETKKKEILDNRMEMAKMFAEAQRKEMLRKAAGR comes from the coding sequence ATGGCTGAGAAGAAACCCGTAAAGATGAGCGATGCTGATCTTAAGTTTTTTGAAGAAATGCTTTTGGAAAAAAGACGCGAGCTTGTGACCGCCCAGAGCGATTCTGAAAAGGCTAACGTGTTTTTGGACCAGAAGAATCAGTCCGGTGACGGTGGCGATTCCGAAGGTGCAGATTCTGCAACGGATATCAACTCGCTCGAAACCAACCTTTCATTGGCAGCCCGCGAAGGCAAGTACCTCGTTTATTTGGAAGAAGCTCTTAAGCGCATCAAGAATGGAACTTTCGGCGTTTGCAAGATTTGTGGACAGCTGATTCCGAAGGCGAGACTTATGGCCGTACCGACTGCTACCAAGTGCGTGAACTGCAAGGAAGAAACCAAGAAAAAGGAAATCCTTGACAACCGCATGGAAATGGCAAAGATGTTTGCTGAAGCTCAGCGCAAGGAAATGCTCCGCAAGGCCGCTGGCCGCTAA
- a CDS encoding MlaD family protein, whose translation MVSCGLAIYYYHPSSPYHKRYTFVVKYETIGTLSPGNLVRVRGIAMGEIVDVKLTDEAVYVSARVLAEAKIPVNSEFRLVTAGLMGEREMSIITGNSSKLVADGDTVSGLYDEGTSGISKNLAEVFKDIGDIKQTITDFCDSITVGETGKRLDRVGKKVKKLLRVTNADIRKWKSMVDELLDGYQAAGENLERSLQELSDRGGETATKANEAMDRVRALLDRVEVSKNEALAIVTKFDESEGSARMFLDGSSKLNKDFDVLKKDFDTLLSGVKKDGLKLNVDIF comes from the coding sequence GTGGTCTCGTGTGGGCTGGCGATTTATTATTACCATCCGTCTAGCCCGTACCACAAGCGCTATACGTTTGTCGTAAAATACGAGACTATCGGTACGCTTTCTCCAGGGAACCTTGTGCGCGTCCGTGGCATTGCGATGGGCGAGATTGTCGATGTGAAGCTTACGGACGAAGCGGTCTATGTCTCTGCACGCGTACTTGCCGAAGCAAAGATTCCTGTGAACTCTGAATTCCGACTTGTGACGGCGGGCCTCATGGGCGAACGCGAAATGAGCATCATTACCGGCAATTCGAGCAAACTTGTGGCAGATGGCGATACCGTAAGCGGTCTTTACGATGAAGGTACTTCCGGAATTTCGAAGAATCTTGCCGAAGTTTTCAAGGACATTGGCGATATCAAGCAGACCATCACCGATTTTTGTGATTCGATAACAGTGGGCGAGACGGGCAAGCGCTTGGACCGTGTCGGCAAGAAGGTCAAGAAGCTTTTGCGCGTGACCAATGCCGATATCCGCAAGTGGAAATCCATGGTGGATGAGCTTCTCGACGGTTACCAGGCGGCAGGTGAAAATCTTGAACGCTCGTTGCAGGAACTTTCGGATCGCGGTGGCGAAACTGCGACAAAGGCAAACGAAGCTATGGACCGCGTGCGTGCACTGTTGGACCGTGTTGAAGTTTCTAAGAACGAGGCGCTCGCCATTGTCACCAAGTTTGACGAAAGCGAAGGCTCGGCAAGGATGTTCCTCGATGGGTCTTCCAAGCTGAATAAGGATTTTGATGTCCTGAAAAAAGACTTCGACACGTTGCTCAGTGGTGTCAAAAAAGACGGTCTCAAGCTCAACGTGGATATATTCTAG
- the hprK gene encoding HPr(Ser) kinase/phosphatase: MADRLNDIKILHRERFPVRDFFIRYGKDLQMVQHCPDEDMESCIEESGIHRPGLAMAGYTKVYSSQQIQVIGHTEWNYLESVGPEARAKIFENLSVFRAPMWVVTHAQTPHDELRNMCNRLHIPLFSTTLHTFEFFKMGQRILDEFFAPHAIIHGSLVDVYGVGMLYVGDSNVGKSECVLDLVESGHRMVADDVVHISHVGKSIIGRPDPLIRHHMEIRGVGILDIRSMFGIHAIRKVKKIEMIVELQQWRQDVSYERTGLNEMEENVMGVNIPKVVLPVAPGKNMTVISEVIAMNALMKMSGQNVAKDFNESLLQKIKAKAKGEFTDDLLDFNPQNWSFYE, translated from the coding sequence ATGGCTGATAGATTAAATGACATCAAGATCCTGCATCGGGAACGCTTCCCGGTGCGGGACTTTTTTATCCGCTACGGCAAAGATTTGCAGATGGTGCAACATTGCCCCGATGAGGATATGGAATCCTGCATCGAAGAAAGCGGAATTCACCGCCCTGGCCTTGCCATGGCGGGTTATACTAAAGTTTATAGTTCGCAGCAGATTCAGGTCATTGGACACACGGAATGGAATTACCTCGAGTCGGTCGGCCCTGAAGCGCGTGCGAAAATTTTCGAGAACTTGTCTGTGTTCCGTGCCCCGATGTGGGTCGTGACGCATGCACAGACCCCGCACGATGAACTTAGGAATATGTGCAACCGTTTGCACATCCCGCTGTTCTCGACGACGCTCCATACTTTTGAATTTTTCAAGATGGGCCAGAGAATTCTCGACGAGTTCTTTGCGCCGCATGCCATTATTCACGGAAGCCTCGTGGACGTTTATGGCGTGGGCATGCTCTACGTGGGCGACAGTAACGTCGGTAAGTCCGAATGCGTGCTCGACCTTGTCGAAAGTGGGCACCGCATGGTGGCAGACGATGTTGTTCACATCAGCCATGTGGGCAAGTCGATTATTGGCCGTCCAGATCCGTTGATCCGCCATCACATGGAAATTCGCGGTGTGGGCATCTTGGACATCCGTTCGATGTTCGGTATCCACGCGATTCGCAAAGTCAAGAAAATTGAAATGATTGTCGAGCTCCAGCAGTGGCGTCAAGACGTCTCGTACGAACGCACTGGCTTAAATGAGATGGAAGAAAACGTCATGGGCGTGAACATCCCGAAGGTGGTGCTCCCTGTGGCGCCCGGCAAGAACATGACTGTGATTTCCGAAGTCATTGCGATGAATGCCCTCATGAAAATGAGCGGCCAGAACGTGGCAAAGGATTTCAACGAGTCGTTATTGCAAAAGATTAAGGCGAAGGCGAAGGGCGAATTCACCGATGATTTGCTAGATTTTAATCCGCAGAACTGGTCTTTCTATGAATAG
- the hpf gene encoding ribosome hibernation-promoting factor, HPF/YfiA family → MDIQFSARHFNASAGLQDRIQEEMDKLAKFYPNITSASVILDHEVEHQRHCEISVNITGSVIVASADEENMGKAVDVTLERIKVQLKKANDKQNDHRSQPVSELT, encoded by the coding sequence ATGGATATTCAGTTTTCTGCTCGTCATTTTAACGCATCGGCAGGTCTTCAGGACCGTATTCAGGAAGAAATGGATAAGTTGGCCAAATTTTACCCGAATATCACTAGCGCCTCTGTAATTCTCGACCACGAAGTTGAACACCAGCGTCATTGCGAAATTTCTGTCAACATCACAGGTTCCGTCATTGTCGCTTCTGCCGACGAAGAAAACATGGGCAAGGCTGTCGATGTCACGCTTGAACGTATCAAGGTCCAGCTCAAGAAGGCCAACGACAAGCAGAACGATCACAGATCTCAGCCGGTTTCTGAACTCACCTAA
- the rpoN gene encoding RNA polymerase factor sigma-54, whose protein sequence is MNLGMQANIGQTQEQTLSPALLQSVKMLQKTSQELETAIKEEVEVNPLLEVDDGDFDDQEVPVDKDPEELDPRANDSDEIPDDIEDKARGSLDDTADVDSSYLDGESSDVNWDSYLGDGTSYDDAPFNDLNSGGKDPDEDWDRPIKDVGKSLQEQLEDQLRLWNGTRELQEQLQENGVTEEHFRKLVQYLINSINDDGFLCDANRDNESEAMVVQSDDKYIDEIERMLRGELKLEDASLPVREAVHVLQSFKPSGIGARDQRECFLIQAYAIPNFPSLAIRILEEEYENLLQLRYAKIAKALNVSADEVKTAVASLSRLRPHPGFQLSHSYSHIINADLKVVEKKGNYEVVCFKTKMQKSLRINQTYKAILTDPSASKQDKEYVKAQLAKATDLIKAVDNRFSTIELVMRSIVKRQRGFFENGPAFLKPMILQDVADDVHLAVSTVQRATDKKYVETPYGIYELKQFFTSGVKQGTAPDAEEVGSAQIIDAIKTLIDEEDKSSPLSDQDISDELLKQGIKVARRTVAKYREKELKILPKNQRKR, encoded by the coding sequence ATGAATCTTGGAATGCAGGCAAATATCGGACAGACGCAGGAGCAGACTCTATCTCCTGCGCTTCTCCAGTCTGTGAAGATGCTTCAGAAAACTTCGCAGGAACTGGAAACCGCCATCAAGGAAGAAGTCGAAGTCAACCCGCTTTTGGAAGTGGACGATGGCGACTTTGACGATCAGGAAGTTCCCGTCGACAAGGACCCCGAAGAACTCGACCCGAGAGCAAACGATTCCGATGAAATTCCCGATGATATCGAGGACAAGGCTCGCGGTTCTTTGGACGATACCGCCGATGTCGATAGCAGTTACCTCGATGGGGAATCTTCGGATGTGAACTGGGATAGCTATTTGGGCGATGGCACATCGTACGATGACGCTCCCTTTAACGATTTGAATTCTGGCGGGAAGGACCCGGACGAAGATTGGGACCGCCCGATCAAGGACGTGGGCAAGAGCTTGCAGGAACAGCTCGAAGACCAGCTCCGACTTTGGAACGGCACCCGTGAATTGCAGGAACAGTTGCAAGAAAACGGCGTGACTGAAGAACATTTTCGCAAGCTGGTCCAGTACCTCATCAACTCCATTAATGACGATGGATTCCTTTGCGATGCAAACCGCGACAATGAATCCGAAGCGATGGTTGTCCAGTCGGACGACAAGTACATCGACGAGATTGAACGCATGCTCCGCGGGGAACTCAAGCTCGAAGACGCAAGCCTCCCGGTGCGCGAAGCCGTTCACGTTTTGCAGTCCTTCAAGCCGAGCGGCATTGGTGCCCGCGACCAGCGTGAATGCTTCCTCATCCAGGCGTACGCGATTCCAAATTTCCCGAGCCTTGCCATCCGCATTCTCGAAGAAGAATACGAGAACCTCTTGCAGCTCCGCTATGCAAAAATTGCAAAGGCGTTGAACGTTTCCGCCGACGAAGTCAAGACGGCTGTCGCAAGCCTCTCGCGTTTGCGTCCGCATCCGGGCTTCCAGCTTTCGCATTCGTATTCGCACATTATCAATGCGGATTTGAAAGTCGTCGAAAAGAAGGGCAATTACGAAGTCGTCTGCTTTAAGACCAAGATGCAGAAGTCGCTCCGCATCAACCAGACGTACAAGGCGATTCTTACGGACCCGTCTGCATCGAAGCAGGACAAGGAATATGTGAAGGCGCAGCTAGCGAAGGCAACGGACCTCATCAAGGCGGTCGATAACCGCTTCTCGACGATTGAGCTTGTGATGCGCTCGATTGTCAAACGCCAGCGCGGATTCTTCGAAAACGGCCCCGCATTCCTCAAGCCGATGATCCTCCAGGATGTGGCCGACGATGTTCATTTAGCTGTGAGCACGGTGCAGCGTGCGACCGACAAAAAGTACGTGGAAACGCCTTACGGCATCTACGAACTTAAACAATTCTTTACATCGGGTGTGAAGCAGGGCACAGCTCCGGATGCCGAAGAAGTCGGTTCTGCGCAGATTATCGATGCCATCAAGACGCTCATTGACGAAGAAGACAAGTCCTCTCCGCTCTCCGATCAGGACATCAGCGACGAGCTTTTGAAGCAGGGAATCAAGGTGGCACGCCGTACAGTCGCCAAATACCGCGAAAAAGAGCTCAAGATTTTGCCCAAGAACCAAAGAAAACGCTAA
- the lptB gene encoding LPS export ABC transporter ATP-binding protein, whose amino-acid sequence MVSTIRTDKLRKIYGHRQVVSDVSIQVSQGEIVGLLGPNGAGKTTTFYMIVGMVRPDAGHIFLDDIEMTDKPMYKRARLGVGYLPQEASIFRKLSVEDNIMAILETQDMKRAERKKKLEQLLEEFKITHIRKTKSMSCSGGERRRLEIARALASDPSFLLLDEPFAGIDPIAVADIQSIISELKDRGMGVLITDHNVRETLSITDRAYIMYKSQVLTEGSSQHLAEDPEARRIYLGDSFRLD is encoded by the coding sequence TTGGTTAGCACGATACGCACCGACAAGCTGCGCAAGATTTATGGCCACCGCCAGGTGGTGAGTGATGTCTCCATTCAAGTTTCGCAGGGCGAAATTGTCGGGCTCCTCGGCCCGAACGGTGCCGGCAAGACGACCACGTTCTACATGATTGTGGGCATGGTCCGCCCGGATGCAGGTCACATCTTTTTGGACGATATCGAGATGACGGACAAGCCGATGTACAAGCGCGCCCGTCTCGGTGTGGGTTACCTCCCGCAAGAAGCTTCCATCTTCCGTAAGCTCTCCGTTGAAGACAACATCATGGCGATCCTCGAAACGCAAGACATGAAGCGTGCCGAGCGCAAAAAGAAGTTGGAACAGCTCCTCGAAGAATTCAAGATTACGCACATCCGCAAGACGAAATCCATGAGTTGCTCCGGTGGCGAACGCCGCCGCTTGGAAATTGCACGAGCGCTGGCAAGCGATCCGTCGTTCCTCTTGCTCGACGAACCGTTTGCAGGCATTGACCCGATTGCCGTTGCCGACATCCAGTCCATTATTTCGGAACTCAAGGACCGCGGCATGGGCGTGCTCATTACGGACCACAACGTTCGCGAAACGCTTTCGATTACGGACCGCGCCTACATTATGTACAAGAGCCAGGTGCTCACGGAAGGTTCTTCGCAACACTTGGCCGAAGACCCAGAAGCACGTCGCATTTATCTCGGTGATTCTTTCCGCTTGGATTAG
- the lptC gene encoding LPS export ABC transporter periplasmic protein LptC — protein sequence MAQFLQNIQNVQNAFAPTSRPAASCCASRASRNVSRKASRLWGVFACAILAPFLLGCEEIEEPKPWIRVERPQMLFTDTTLLDSYDKGVLNWRLKTAYLERWADKEIVTVRPVFVDIYDSIGERVAFLRADSGSLDMTFTYVYAYGHVYALTPKGASVRADSLLWNKKDNLVRTASYVRVVSEDGDVLQGVGFESDAQFDNWKILSNVTGIFQDAAKRMKDEDKRQAEAERLSNPPSSSSQAAKPASSPSRKAPPRGLPFRPKAGMP from the coding sequence GTGGCACAATTTTTGCAGAATATTCAGAATGTCCAAAATGCGTTTGCGCCGACATCTCGCCCGGCGGCGTCTTGTTGTGCATCCCGTGCATCTCGTAATGTGTCTCGCAAGGCATCTCGCTTGTGGGGCGTTTTCGCATGTGCCATTCTTGCTCCATTTTTGCTCGGTTGCGAAGAAATCGAAGAACCCAAGCCTTGGATTCGTGTCGAGCGCCCGCAGATGCTCTTTACCGATACGACTCTTCTCGACAGCTACGACAAGGGCGTGCTCAACTGGCGATTGAAAACCGCTTATCTGGAACGCTGGGCCGACAAGGAAATCGTGACGGTGCGTCCGGTGTTCGTGGACATTTACGATTCCATCGGCGAGCGCGTGGCGTTCTTGCGTGCGGACTCCGGCAGTCTCGACATGACGTTCACGTACGTTTACGCTTACGGCCACGTTTATGCGCTGACTCCGAAGGGCGCCTCGGTCCGTGCCGATTCGCTCCTTTGGAATAAGAAGGATAATTTGGTCAGAACCGCAAGCTATGTGCGCGTTGTCTCCGAAGACGGCGACGTGTTGCAAGGTGTCGGTTTTGAAAGCGATGCGCAGTTCGACAACTGGAAAATCCTTTCGAACGTGACGGGTATTTTCCAGGATGCGGCAAAGCGCATGAAGGATGAAGACAAACGACAGGCTGAGGCGGAACGTTTAAGCAATCCGCCGTCCTCGTCATCGCAGGCTGCAAAGCCTGCCTCGTCACCGTCCAGGAAGGCTCCGCCGCGCGGTCTCCCGTTTAGGCCAAAGGCAGGGATGCCGTAA
- a CDS encoding type II toxin-antitoxin system RelB/DinJ family antitoxin, producing the protein MATLQLRVDDELKKKSDDLFQSLGLDTSTAIRIFLTFAIEKNGIPFDVRHAPEDLSLEKAISDTRKQENLHGPYSSAQEAVASMLED; encoded by the coding sequence ATGGCGACATTGCAATTAAGAGTAGATGATGAATTGAAGAAAAAGTCAGACGACTTGTTCCAATCGCTTGGTTTGGACACATCCACCGCTATTCGCATTTTTTTGACATTCGCTATCGAAAAGAACGGCATTCCATTCGATGTCCGCCACGCCCCTGAAGATTTATCTCTTGAAAAGGCGATTAGTGATACGCGGAAGCAAGAGAATCTACACGGTCCCTATTCATCTGCGCAAGAAGCAGTAGCCTCCATGCTGGAGGATTAA
- a CDS encoding type II toxin-antitoxin system YafQ family toxin produces MYQIKYTNRMKHDVKTMQKRGKDLNKLVSVLDKLSKNIPLPPKCHDHQLVGSLKDFRECHIEPDWLLMYQIINDELILSATATGTHADLFGK; encoded by the coding sequence TTGTACCAAATCAAATATACCAACAGAATGAAGCACGACGTCAAGACCATGCAAAAACGAGGCAAAGATTTAAACAAGCTCGTTTCTGTTCTTGACAAACTATCAAAAAACATTCCTCTCCCTCCCAAGTGTCATGACCACCAACTTGTCGGCAGTTTGAAAGACTTTAGAGAATGCCACATTGAACCCGATTGGCTTTTGATGTACCAAATAATCAACGACGAACTAATCCTTTCCGCTACCGCAACAGGAACACACGCTGATTTATTCGGGAAATAA
- a CDS encoding 2-oxoacid:acceptor oxidoreductase family protein produces the protein MSVMNVKFAGLGGTGVIKASDVMAELVFEQGYDVKKAEVHGMSQRGGSIASDVRFAKDEEVQSPMIPCGEADYLVVFDETQVVVNEAYMKQGGVLLTPADIDVSKLENVKALNVAMLGKLSKHFDFTVDQWMVALNKLFAEKFHEGNKKAFMLGREG, from the coding sequence ATGAGCGTAATGAACGTTAAATTTGCAGGCCTCGGTGGCACAGGTGTTATCAAGGCTAGTGACGTGATGGCCGAACTTGTTTTCGAACAAGGTTACGACGTGAAGAAAGCCGAAGTCCATGGCATGAGCCAGCGCGGCGGTTCCATTGCTTCTGACGTGCGTTTTGCAAAAGATGAAGAAGTGCAGTCCCCGATGATCCCGTGCGGCGAAGCCGACTACCTCGTCGTCTTTGACGAGACGCAGGTTGTCGTGAACGAAGCCTACATGAAGCAGGGCGGCGTGCTCCTCACGCCGGCGGACATCGATGTTTCGAAGCTCGAAAACGTGAAGGCTTTGAACGTCGCCATGCTCGGCAAGCTCTCCAAGCACTTCGACTTCACCGTCGATCAGTGGATGGTCGCTTTGAACAAGCTCTTTGCCGAAAAGTTCCACGAAGGCAACAAGAAGGCATTCATGCTCGGCCGAGAAGGCTAA
- a CDS encoding thiamine pyrophosphate-dependent enzyme yields MPAFDPNAKKMLISGNEAISLSMRHCNVQLAAGYPGTPSTEILEDYSELGGYAQWAPNEKVAAEVALGAAFGHARSVVTMKMVGLNVASDVLYTATYTGVDGGMVWIVADDPGQGSSQNEQDTRNHAKASVCPMFEPSNSQEAYDFFRIAMQTSEKFKIPVILRMTTRVDHSKSIVVPKEELPAMVPNFERNIAQHVMVPGFSKPAGRRLRAKMDEMEAWNVAEGPNKVEMRSADFGIIVSGISYHHVREAAPEASILKLGMTYPLPMQLIKDFAKKFEGKRLMVIEENDPWLAENIKAAGIQCESKFDPIFRFGELDVNRVRRIIAGDKNPDPVPVKGKPPMLCPGCPHRSSFAVLKELDCIVSGDIGCYTLAALPPISAMDYMIDMGAAIGMGIGLRNVLPREQAKRVVSVIGDSTFVHSGITGLVEAGYNRPETGHVVIILDNSITAMTGQQEHPGTGRHLDHSPAYKIDYKEVAKVAGFDNVYEVNQVKEPEEFKRLVKESLEKDELTLIVAKSPCILALKSILAWDKANKEKAEKALAEAEAAAKKNNNF; encoded by the coding sequence ATGCCAGCTTTTGATCCAAATGCGAAAAAGATGCTGATTTCGGGCAACGAAGCCATTTCCCTTTCCATGCGTCATTGCAATGTACAGCTTGCCGCAGGTTATCCGGGAACTCCGTCCACCGAAATCTTGGAAGATTACTCTGAACTGGGTGGCTATGCCCAGTGGGCTCCGAACGAAAAGGTCGCTGCCGAAGTCGCTCTCGGTGCCGCTTTTGGACACGCCCGCAGTGTTGTCACCATGAAGATGGTTGGCTTGAATGTGGCAAGTGATGTTCTCTATACTGCAACTTACACGGGTGTCGATGGCGGCATGGTGTGGATTGTTGCCGATGACCCGGGTCAGGGCAGCTCCCAGAACGAACAGGATACGCGTAATCACGCTAAGGCATCCGTTTGCCCGATGTTCGAACCGTCCAACTCCCAGGAAGCCTATGATTTCTTCCGTATCGCCATGCAGACGAGCGAAAAGTTCAAGATTCCTGTCATCCTCCGCATGACCACCCGTGTGGACCATTCCAAGTCTATCGTCGTGCCGAAGGAAGAACTCCCGGCAATGGTGCCGAACTTTGAACGCAACATCGCCCAGCACGTGATGGTGCCTGGCTTCTCGAAGCCGGCTGGCCGTCGCCTCCGCGCCAAGATGGACGAAATGGAAGCCTGGAACGTTGCTGAAGGCCCGAACAAGGTCGAAATGCGTAGCGCTGATTTCGGTATCATCGTGAGCGGCATCAGCTACCACCACGTCCGCGAAGCCGCCCCGGAAGCAAGCATCCTCAAGCTCGGTATGACCTACCCGCTTCCGATGCAGCTCATCAAGGATTTCGCCAAGAAGTTCGAAGGCAAGCGCCTCATGGTCATCGAAGAAAACGACCCGTGGCTTGCTGAAAACATCAAGGCCGCTGGCATCCAGTGCGAAAGCAAGTTTGACCCGATTTTCCGCTTTGGTGAACTCGACGTGAACCGCGTCCGCCGCATTATCGCAGGCGACAAGAACCCGGATCCGGTTCCGGTCAAGGGTAAGCCGCCTATGCTTTGCCCGGGCTGCCCGCACCGCAGTTCCTTCGCAGTTCTCAAGGAACTCGACTGCATCGTTTCCGGTGACATCGGCTGCTACACGCTCGCCGCTCTCCCGCCGATCAGCGCCATGGACTACATGATTGACATGGGTGCCGCAATCGGTATGGGTATCGGTCTCCGTAACGTGCTTCCGCGCGAACAGGCAAAGCGCGTTGTCTCCGTGATTGGCGACTCTACGTTTGTTCACAGCGGCATCACCGGCCTTGTGGAAGCGGGTTACAACCGCCCGGAAACTGGCCATGTCGTCATCATTCTCGACAACAGCATTACCGCTATGACCGGTCAGCAGGAACACCCGGGTACGGGCCGTCACCTCGACCACTCTCCGGCATACAAGATTGACTACAAGGAAGTCGCAAAGGTCGCCGGTTTCGACAACGTCTATGAAGTGAACCAGGTCAAGGAACCGGAAGAATTCAAGCGCCTCGTGAAGGAATCCCTCGAAAAGGACGAACTCACGCTTATCGTTGCTAAGAGCCCCTGCATTCTCGCCCTCAAGAGCATCCTTGCCTGGGACAAGGCGAACAAGGAAAAGGCCGAAAAGGCACTTGCCGAAGCAGAAGCCGCTGCCAAGAAGAACAATAACTTTTAA